A region of Lycium barbarum isolate Lr01 chromosome 1, ASM1917538v2, whole genome shotgun sequence DNA encodes the following proteins:
- the LOC132638736 gene encoding vesicle-associated protein 1-2-like isoform X1, protein MTTSEELLIIDPLDLKFPFELKKSITSSFELINKTNNHVAFKVKTTNPRKYTVRPNSGIVLPRSRSNVTVTMQPQKELPPDMQCKDKFLVQSVITNPGSTPKDINPDMFNKGNHVEECKLKVIYVSPPRKPSPVPEDSEEGTSPTASETDLQGQSELQDNSTKARDLILRLMEERDSIILQNSKLNRELDDFIIWMLFETIFQELLRNGRQEHRTGVPFLYILLVGLLGILLGYIVRNV, encoded by the exons aTGACAACAAGTGAAGAACTTCTAATTATCGATCCTTTAGACCTCAAATTTCCAT TCGAACTGAAGAAGTCAATTACGAGCTCTTTTGAACTGATCAATAAGACCAATAATCACGTGGCTTTCaag GTAAAGACAACGAATCCCAGGAAGTATACTGTCAGGCCGAACAGTGGTATCGTTCTCCCACGATCAAGGTCCAATGTTACAG TTACGATGCAACCTCAAAAGGAGTTACCTCCAGATATGCAATGCAAAGATAAGTTTCTTGTACAGAGTGTAATTACGAACCCTGGGTCTACACCGAAAGATATTAACCCAGACATG TTCAACAAGGGAAATCATGTTGAGGAATGCAAACTAAAAGTTATTTATGTCTCACCACCAAGAAAACCATCACCAGTCCCTGAAGATTCTGAGGAAGGAACTTCACCAACAGCTTCTGAAACT GATTTACAAGGACAGAGTGAGCTTCAGGACAACTCCACTAAG GCCAGAGATCTAATATTGAGGTTGATGGAAGAGAGAGAttccattattctacaaaatTCCAAGCTCAACAGAGAACTG GATGATTTTATCATTTGGATGCTATTTGAAACTATTTTCCAGGAGCTTCTGAGGAATGGACGTCAAGAACATCGTACTGGAGTTCCATTTTTGTACATCTTGCTGGTTGGCTTGCTTGGTATTCTTTTGGGGTACATTGTCAGAAATGTTTGA
- the LOC132638736 gene encoding vesicle-associated protein 1-2-like isoform X2, with protein sequence MTTSEELLIIDPLDLKFPFELKKSITSSFELINKTNNHVAFKVKTTNPRKYTVRPNSGIVLPRSRSNVTVTMQPQKELPPDMQCKDKFLVQSVITNPGSTPKDINPDMFNKGNHVEECKLKVIYVSPPRKPSPVPEDSEEGTSPTASETDLQGQSELQDNSTKARDLILRLMEERDSIILQNSKLNRELELLRNGRQEHRTGVPFLYILLVGLLGILLGYIVRNV encoded by the exons aTGACAACAAGTGAAGAACTTCTAATTATCGATCCTTTAGACCTCAAATTTCCAT TCGAACTGAAGAAGTCAATTACGAGCTCTTTTGAACTGATCAATAAGACCAATAATCACGTGGCTTTCaag GTAAAGACAACGAATCCCAGGAAGTATACTGTCAGGCCGAACAGTGGTATCGTTCTCCCACGATCAAGGTCCAATGTTACAG TTACGATGCAACCTCAAAAGGAGTTACCTCCAGATATGCAATGCAAAGATAAGTTTCTTGTACAGAGTGTAATTACGAACCCTGGGTCTACACCGAAAGATATTAACCCAGACATG TTCAACAAGGGAAATCATGTTGAGGAATGCAAACTAAAAGTTATTTATGTCTCACCACCAAGAAAACCATCACCAGTCCCTGAAGATTCTGAGGAAGGAACTTCACCAACAGCTTCTGAAACT GATTTACAAGGACAGAGTGAGCTTCAGGACAACTCCACTAAG GCCAGAGATCTAATATTGAGGTTGATGGAAGAGAGAGAttccattattctacaaaatTCCAAGCTCAACAGAGAACTG GAGCTTCTGAGGAATGGACGTCAAGAACATCGTACTGGAGTTCCATTTTTGTACATCTTGCTGGTTGGCTTGCTTGGTATTCTTTTGGGGTACATTGTCAGAAATGTTTGA